One stretch of Fibrobacter sp. DNA includes these proteins:
- a CDS encoding alpha-galactosidase, producing MNRKGISRVSSGIIALGIWAMGSLVSADEPKTPLMGWASWNVFYHDINETKIKAQADALVSTGLAEAGYRYVNIDDGFWDGRNPDGSLKINSKKFPSGFKSLVDYIHSKGLKAGFYSDAGDWTCGAVHGGETTGEGVGLYQHEQQDIDLAFKTWGFDYIKVDYCGAARHLHLDEKTQYTKIKNAIDATGIPGIIYNICRWQFPGAWVCSVGNSWRIADDIAANWSSIIRILDLNTYLSGFSSPGHYNDMDMLEVGHGLPQVEDQSHFALWCILSSPLVLGNDLTRMSQQTLNLLKNEEAIAINQDTSGLQAHLISDDGNGGQVWGRRLHSLTSNERAAVLFNRSSAARTIKVQWKDLDLEGSATVRDILNKKDLGSFQTEFSSSVPSHGVVFIKITGSESRLQEIFEAENSWMNNFNLTVNNQIVANQARPVKDANCSGGAKVGYLGNNAENYLEFKKIWAETEGAYRLSISYISGEDRSMTVSVNDRDTLMRNLNSGSFTKIDSVVFSANLKKGLNTVRLSNSSGYMPDIDVLRINLNSGATGTFMSGTGKAQKRLDLRIKNGYLTVSGDEKIRSVHIYDASGKLIHSSKEKVISINGLKPGAYFLEANSTACKTVKQFVKQ from the coding sequence ATGAATCGCAAAGGTATTTCCAGAGTATCTTCCGGAATTATTGCATTGGGTATCTGGGCGATGGGAAGTCTTGTGAGTGCTGATGAACCGAAGACACCCCTCATGGGATGGGCAAGCTGGAATGTGTTTTATCATGATATCAACGAAACCAAAATCAAGGCACAGGCTGATGCGCTGGTTTCAACGGGGTTGGCCGAGGCGGGGTACCGCTATGTCAACATCGACGATGGATTCTGGGACGGGCGCAACCCGGACGGGTCACTTAAAATAAATTCCAAAAAATTCCCCTCGGGGTTTAAAAGTCTGGTAGACTATATCCACTCAAAAGGTTTGAAAGCCGGTTTCTACTCTGATGCTGGGGACTGGACCTGCGGGGCCGTACATGGTGGTGAAACTACAGGTGAAGGTGTCGGGCTTTACCAGCACGAACAACAGGACATCGATCTGGCGTTTAAAACCTGGGGATTTGATTATATCAAAGTAGACTACTGTGGAGCCGCAAGACATCTTCATCTGGATGAAAAGACTCAATATACAAAGATCAAGAATGCTATAGACGCTACGGGAATTCCGGGTATTATCTACAATATCTGCAGGTGGCAATTCCCGGGTGCATGGGTCTGCAGTGTCGGAAACTCCTGGAGAATAGCCGATGATATCGCCGCAAACTGGAGTTCTATAATCAGGATTCTTGATCTCAACACATATCTTTCAGGTTTTTCAAGTCCTGGTCATTATAATGACATGGATATGCTTGAAGTCGGGCATGGACTTCCACAGGTAGAGGATCAGAGTCATTTTGCCTTGTGGTGCATTTTATCCTCCCCTCTTGTGCTTGGAAACGATCTGACAAGGATGAGTCAGCAGACACTGAATCTGCTTAAAAATGAGGAAGCCATTGCTATCAATCAGGATACATCAGGTCTTCAGGCACATCTGATAAGCGACGATGGCAACGGGGGGCAGGTCTGGGGCAGAAGACTCCATAGTCTGACCAGTAATGAACGGGCTGCAGTGTTGTTTAACCGCTCTTCAGCTGCCCGTACAATTAAAGTTCAATGGAAAGATCTCGATCTGGAAGGTTCTGCAACTGTCAGGGATATTCTCAACAAAAAGGATCTGGGCTCATTTCAAACCGAGTTTTCCAGCTCTGTGCCATCCCATGGGGTTGTTTTCATCAAAATAACAGGATCCGAATCACGGCTTCAGGAGATTTTTGAGGCTGAGAACTCCTGGATGAACAACTTCAATCTGACTGTCAACAACCAGATCGTGGCAAACCAGGCCAGACCTGTAAAGGATGCGAATTGTTCCGGAGGAGCCAAGGTGGGTTATCTGGGGAACAATGCAGAAAACTATCTGGAATTCAAAAAAATCTGGGCAGAAACCGAAGGAGCTTACAGATTATCAATCAGTTACATATCAGGGGAAGATCGTTCCATGACGGTCAGTGTGAATGACCGGGACACCTTGATGCGGAACCTGAATTCGGGATCATTTACAAAAATCGATTCGGTCGTTTTTTCTGCCAATCTGAAAAAAGGTCTTAATACTGTCAGGCTCTCAAATTCATCGGGATATATGCCGGATATAGATGTATTAAGGATAAATCTGAACAGCGGTGCAACAGGCACCTTCATGTCAGGTACGGGGAAAGCGCAGAAAAGACTTGATCTGCGGATCAAAAACGGTTATCTGACAGTTTCGGGCGATGAAAAAATCCGCAGTGTGCATATATATGATGCTTCAGGAAAGTTGATACATAGTTCAAAAGAGAAAGTTATATCTATCAAC